Proteins from one methanogenic archaeon mixed culture ISO4-G1 genomic window:
- a CDS encoding class V aminotransferase has protein sequence MITHRCKEYKELHAGIVEKIQKALGTDMDVFLVGGSATVMLEAAIRNGVNSNSLGITNGSFGNRSIELGELNGKNVTKVQVPWGKAIKPEHIAGKVTKDIEAVHWVSNESSTGVFSDSLAIAKEVRAQNPDALTMIDAVTSAFAMDLKIKELDPDSVVFGTQKALALPPGLAIMLCSERLLDKAKTVPNRGFYGDLLKIKKQADVDYALTTPPVSLMYALDYQLDKALAEGMQTRYSRHQEMADMVRNWADKRLNGVFPEEGYRSNSIGVLNKGDMDFDTFNSKLKAKGFEISNGYGDVKETTFRIGHMGDTTPAMIKVLLSAMDEILEE, from the coding sequence ATGATCACACACCGCTGCAAGGAGTACAAGGAGCTCCACGCAGGCATCGTAGAGAAGATCCAGAAGGCTCTCGGAACGGACATGGACGTCTTCCTCGTCGGAGGATCGGCCACCGTCATGCTCGAGGCGGCCATCAGGAACGGTGTGAACAGCAACTCGCTCGGCATCACGAACGGTTCATTCGGTAACAGGTCCATCGAACTGGGCGAGCTCAACGGTAAGAACGTCACCAAGGTGCAGGTCCCCTGGGGAAAGGCCATCAAGCCCGAGCACATCGCCGGCAAGGTCACGAAGGACATCGAGGCGGTCCACTGGGTCAGCAACGAGTCCTCCACAGGAGTGTTCAGCGACTCCCTCGCCATCGCGAAGGAGGTCAGGGCGCAGAACCCCGACGCGCTCACGATGATCGATGCGGTCACATCGGCATTCGCCATGGACCTGAAGATCAAGGAACTCGATCCCGACTCCGTCGTCTTCGGAACCCAGAAGGCGCTCGCACTGCCCCCCGGACTGGCCATCATGCTTTGCTCCGAGAGGCTGCTGGACAAGGCCAAGACCGTTCCCAACCGCGGGTTCTACGGAGACCTCCTCAAGATCAAGAAGCAGGCGGACGTCGACTACGCCCTCACGACACCGCCGGTATCCCTCATGTACGCACTGGACTATCAGCTGGACAAGGCCCTCGCAGAGGGAATGCAGACAAGATACAGTAGGCACCAGGAGATGGCCGACATGGTCAGGAACTGGGCAGACAAGAGGCTGAACGGAGTCTTCCCCGAGGAAGGCTACAGGTCCAACTCCATCGGCGTCCTGAACAAGGGCGACATGGATTTCGATACATTCAATTCAAAGCTGAAGGCCAAGGGATTCGAGATCTCCAACGGCTACGGCGATGTGAAGGAGACCACATTCAGGATCGGGCACATGGGTGACACCACACCTGCCATGATCAAGGTTCTCCTGTCCGCTATGGACGAGATTTTGGAGGAATGA